caaattttctcacctgatgctcccttccggcTCGCTCAGCCATTTGTTTCAtattgacactccgcactttcgtattaaagttgcttacgacatgtcgaaggcaaaatcggtggtgcgcacgtggtggttgccaatcaggattgtgctgcaccgcagcgataatccctggatgttgatctgatatgaggcaaatgttgtccctgtcggtaatcaaacgcaaagaacacagaaaccaattccatgtgtcgaggctttcctcttgcacaatagcgaatgcaaggggaaatatttgcctatttgcatcggggcacgtcgcaataaggagtttgcccttgtacttaccgtacaagtgtgtcccgtccacacatataacgggagggcagtgacgaaaaccctgaatagatgctgcaaatgaccaaaatacggatacgaaggttgcgctgttagtgctacctggaacCAGAGTTGACCTCCACCTCACTGTACTCCTAGGATTGTACGcgcgcatcgcttccatccacttcggtaacgtttcatacgatttctcccaatcaccgaagacttgggctattgccttctgtttgcccaaccaaaccttcttataagatattgaatacccgaatcgacgatcaatgaactccttcaatgtagcgatcgacgtcGACGTATCGCCCCTGATCATAgtcactatctccccagcaataagggacgacgtgatttggttatggtcctgcgatataagttcattcagacacgtaagcggaccactatattgggtgatttcgaaaaaacggtgtatcatccgatacatggcacgcaatctccatgtgcaatcgtggtccttacacctagcaacccacaactcaggagtagatcacaccacgtggaagtcatggtgggtgcgagtgtgatatattcgcactgcggcgatcaactgatccttcgaaccgaagagcatctccttactcaactcagaggattcttcccaacgagtgACGCGTATGGGAAGCTCATCGACTACAGTTAAAGCTGCAGCagctaggtcaatatgaccgtacatcggaagctcgccgatgaattgcgtgtcaaacgttgcgtcgtccgtgtcatggtgaggtaagttcacatcatcggggacatcatttaacccttcacccatttcctgctcgtgcatgtgttcgtcttcaatatgaacatcattcgtaatgttcatgccctcgtccaatgcgtcgttcgcaatggcaaacaacgatgcTGGTACCGCACTTGGGACatcttcgcaacctccctgcgGAAACATCtgaggaacaggtgcttcgtactcCAACGGTTGGAATGACGATcctagatattcattaaaatcaACCGTGGACGTAGCACAAACCTCCccaccaacatcgacctgatgtgtttgttcggtgtcttcaccgacttcacccaattgctccgcgggctcatctggttgcctaactgcaattacacccacttgaggaatagtctcgacatacaattgcatcgtcaaatatgtctcaccgacacagtgtgcgtccaatacaatgcgcaacccataatcatctgatatcggaacagcctcgtagaacgctgtattatttaactctcgcgcagggtatcttgcggtcacccgcaatgcatattgatctggatcaatatgcaaatatttatatatcttcgtatataatttacttaatttacacttacggccaattcgaataaatcgaactggccgactactatacctaacaccatctgttgcggttataatgttcccccctatatataaaaataccgtgactggatcactacttgagcttcctgccatttggatcggcgatcgggaaataaaacaaacctacgcaagacaaaattgtatgtataagtgatgtgtaaatgagacgaaataactaataactataaaccaaatagatgtatacaaattctaatgaatgaatgaacttagagtttgaaCCTAACTTTCCcacaaagaaaataaatagatgaattcagcGCCTATGAATAAAaaacatgaatatgtattgattttccccatatgacgTATTCttcagattttcccaaaattgtaattcaacttagaatccaaagaactatgaaatggtgctcttaagagtattttttccaaaatggtacttcgtactctgcctcattatgggttgggttgctacttaatttgaagttcaattttgttaagtagccttttgaggattcattgctaatccaaacacccatactcaaaggagttgaagggatcttttggaaaaatgttaattagaacgcataacatcccgattcatgaaatgggagtgggattgtcttatggcaagtgctttaaaatgtgaacactgcatttatatcgatatattggtgaaaaatacataaattcggggagaaaaaaactcattactactctcctttaataatgtgaccttttagctatcatctctacaGTGTTCCCAGTCAGCGTCATCGACGGTGACTAGTTGAGGCCGGTTTCGCCCTCGTACcgttggatctttaatggtgctctgtcgACTGTGGCCTCCTCAGGCACCCCGCACCCTAGGATGTTATACATATGGGGCTTTTttcatggaattttttattttaatttgatcccTAAGGAACCGCATTTTTTAGAACTACTGCACCTACCAAATAACTCGGGTAATCCAACTAATTGTCTTCTGCTACTTCAGGATTCTAATGATGGTCAGCTGTTCAAGTACCTTTCTTTTTTGGCAGTTTATGTGCAGTGTAGGAGTTGCCTCTATTTTAATATTCGTTAAAGTCATTGTTCTATTACATAGGATAGACTAATGACAGAGGATGGGTGAGATAACCTTTCATAGGTAGCGCTGTGATTCTGTGAACATTGCCTCTGTGTATGTGATTTTGGGTGAATTAGAATTGAGTAGATTGTTGGAAACCAAGTAGTACGCTTGTCAGTATTGGTGAACAAAATATAACAGAAATTTAGGCTATgagcttggagaactaagaaaactCTTCACTCGAAGAGAACTTGTCAAACCTTGCCCACATGATCATCTTAGTCTAGGAGAGGGAGAACTCATTGATGTCCAAACAGCAATTCACATTATAGCTGGATTCTTGAGTAGGCAGACAAAgaggtaataaattttattttattttcataacctacacacacacattctcaaagcaacatttttttcatagcctacacacacacatacatatatataagtatggaAAAAATCCCACCCGAAATACTAGTGTCAAAAACAAGTTTTAACATTCTTCTCGAGATGGGTTAAAATTGGAGTCtcatgtatgagagagagattattggaattattgtgaaaggtactaataatcaattattaagtatttggaaagatttatcctatgagttagtttttgaaattgagaaggcgtagcatccaacaatatatatatataaatcattaTGCTGTGCTgggcctaatttttttttttattagttttttgaagaaccaattcataaatctaaaaataaaataaaactatttagttaaagattagaaaagtgaacaagaaaacatattatataaatatgtttctttatgtggtcatttttttgtttttattttcaatttttaactgtttatgaaaaaaattgaaatagaattcaaattaagatatatatatatatataagcaatattataatatttttaacaaattttcaattgtcatataaaaaaaatattttattataaaataaatttggatagtacaacaattaattaaaataattataataaattgtatttttttataatatttttattatatattatttgtaattttattttttaattatatatttaaaatatcaattgatttaaaaataatacataaatattatttaattaaaaaaattaacttatattaattttcataaatattaaccaaacatattgtcaaattttaatttttcaactaGTCCTAAATTAACTggtgaaaagaaaagaataaagggaagagaaaagcctaaagatgtgttcaatgtttagaaaataattctcaattttcagattcttcttttgtacattataaaaatatcacatatttttttttttacttctttaaCATTAATATAAGagtcagaatttttttttttaaattttcaacataattattaataacccgaaaaataaggtataagatcctaggatcttatacatatgacaatacaatttataattagaatgtgcactcacattaactcaaagtatcaattaaaaccatacaatttgcatgttatgttcacaactttagtggatatgcccaattatattaaaaacagtagaagaaaatttaagaattgaataacaaaatttcaTACTTTTAAagtaaaccatatgatctaattataattgcacaattatattcaAAAGAGTAGAAGGAAATTCAACATATTTAGTGAGTGGGGGAAACTTCAACAATTTATAGGGCAGGAAacataatgcattttacaatgaaataacaatcgtaaaaaaaataaataaatattaaacaatagtttgaatggaaaaaataacatattatcagcaaaaaattaaattcaaatacccaaccaatgaaatacaaataaaatattatcagcaaaaaaattaaatttaaataccaaaacaatgaaatacaaaccttCAGTAATGTTTGTCCACGAAtcttttaacacaaatcacaaactcttTCTCGGATTATCAAAACTTTCGATGAAATCAAAATAATGTAAAAATATAAGCACTGAACATGAaaaacataacttaccccatctccttatATAATTTTCGATTTGATAAAGCctgcaacggtcacctgctccggCTCTcttcaacggtcacctgctccggCTCCcttcaacggtcacctgctcggcTTCTGCAACAGGTACTCTGTTCGCgtaagaaaggaggaagaacagGCGAGGTTAaactgaagcaaatctcgctacttggagtaacgagatttgccacgcgtcgagaGCCGGGTGGAGGTAATTCAAAAGGCAAGtggcagagcattaattatcccaataaaatctcgctacttggagtagtgagatttTTCACGCGTCGAATGGTGGTTGGCAgagatttaccacgcgtcgaAAGCGGCTGGCAGAGCATTAATTCtcccaattaaatctcgctacttggagtagcgagatttgtgctTTACGAAAAATAAACTCCAGTGACACGTGTAAAtttcgctacttgaagtagcgagatttggttaaaaatcgtCATTTggactagcgagattacgtcagagtcattctaggaaatacttcccagaatgaggtattatttaatatattttttttaaaaaaagttaaaagggAAAAAACTCCTAAGATCACAGCCCAATTCGGTCCATTCACTAAGTTCACAGCTGACCTCGAACGTGGCCCATTTCTCACAAGGTTTGAAATCTCCTCCATGCTCCAACGGACTCCTCCGCCCGACTTCGCCACCGTGAGCTCCGCCCGGAGCACACTTCGCCGGAAGCTACCGGCGATATCTGACGGCGAGCTCTTGATGTCTCCTACTTTGCGCCATCTGCGCACCGTTTCCGAGGTGCGTTACGCTCCGCTCATTATTCCTTTAGTAGGCTCACTCTCAGTAAGCACTTCACGGACCCTAGTGTTGCgcaactccaaaaccctaaattttctattttgttcCCATACTTCCTCTTCCCCTTCGTGTTATTCTTCTTGTGATTCTGAAAACCTTGATTTTCTTGAACAATTCTCGCCATTTAGAAATTCGAATTCATTAGACTTCATCAATTCAAATGAACGGCGTAAAATTATTTTGGGCTTGTCTAGAATAATCAAACAGAGGCATGGGCACTTGTTGAAGTGTTTTTCGCTGAAATTTTGCCCAATTTTTCTAGTAAAGATCATGAAGTTGTTCGAAAATCAACAAGTAGCACTTGCGTTTTTCAAATTCTCTTTCCGGGATGATTCAGACACTTTGGTTCAATCTTGTTGTGTTGCTGCGCATATTTTAGCAGCGGAGGGGCTCAGGGTGCTTGCGCAAGGCGTGCTTTCATGGGTAATTGCTAAAATTGGGGTGGGTCGGAGCAGGGGTTTAGTGGAGTTCATGTGGAAAGTTCACGGTGCTTATGAGTCAGACTTTTCTGTTCTTGATTCACTAATGAGGGCGTTCTTGAATGCGGAAATGGACATGGAGGCATTGTGCATTGTGAGGAGGATGAGAGAAATGGGACTGAGACCAAGTTTGTCTGCATTTTCTATTCTTTTCAAAATGTTGCTTAGAATTGGTGATTACGGTAGTGTGTGGAAGTTATTTAGAGAAATGCTTCAGAGAGGGCCTCATCCTTCTAACTATACTTTCAATGTGATGATCCTTGGTTTTTGTAAAAAAGGGCATCTTGAAGTTAGTGAGGGTTTATTGCATGTTATGTGGAAGTTCCGATGTGAGCCAGACGTTTTCTCTTATAACATTATTATCAATGCATATTGCTTGAGGGGGAGAACTGCTGATGCATTGGGTTGGGTACATTTGATGATTGAGAGGGGTTGTAATCCTAGCACAGCTACATTTAGTACGATTATTAATGCATTATGCAGGGAGGGAAATGTAATGGGGGCGAGGAAACTTTTTGACGGAATCCAAGATGTGGGCATATCTCCAAACACCATTATATACAATTGTTTAATGGATGGATATGTCAAGGCAAGAGAGATTGGTCAAGCAAACATGCTATATGAAGAAATGAGGGAAAAAGGTTTAACTCCTGATGGTATGACCTTTAATATTTTGGTTGCGGGACATTACAAGTATGGAAGGGAACAGGATGGAGACAGGTTGTTGAGGGATTTATCCACATCAGGATTGCTTCCAGATTATTCATTGCCTGATGTATATGTTGCAGGACTGTGTTGGGCTGGTAGATTGGATGAAGCCATGAAATTTCTTGAGGATATGCTTGAGAAAGGGATACCCCTCAGTGTGATTGCTTTTAACTCGATCATCGCTGCTTTTAGCAGAGCAGGCTTTGAAGATAAAGCCTTCCTAGCCTTTAAAGTTATGGCAAAATTTGGTCTAACTCCTTCATCTTCCACATGCAGTTCTCTGCTTCTAGGTTTGTCGAAAAATGGGAGGCTGCAGGAGGCCAGGGACATTCTGGATAAGATGATAGAGAACGGTTTTCCTGTCAACAGAGTGGCTTTCACAGTGCTTCTTGATGGGTGTTTTAGGACAGGGGACCTGATGGGGGCTCAAAATTTGTGGAAAGAGATGGAACAGAGGGGTTTTTTTCCTGATGCTGTTGCCTTCTCAGCATTCATTGATGGACTCTCTAAAGCAGGTCTGGTGGAGGAAGCATACAATTTGTTTTTAGAAATGTCAAGAAAAGGATTTGTACCAAATAATTTCCCCTACAACTCTTTGATTGGGGGTTTTTGCAGGCTTGGGAGGCTGAGAGAAGCATTGAAGTTGGAAGGAGAGATGCGTGAAAGAGGTCTTCTCCCAGATATCTTCACCATCAATATGATCATCAACGGGCTCTGTAAACAGGGGAGGATGAAGTCAGCAACAGATGCTTTTATGGACATGCACCAGAGTGGGTTGACTCCTGATATTGTCACTTATAACACACTAATCAATGGGTACTGTAAAGCATTGGATATGGTTAATGCCGATGACTTTGTCAATAAAATGTGTGCAGGTGGGTGGGATCCTGATATCACAACTTATAATATACGCATCCAGGGTTTTTGTAGTAGCCGAAGGATGAACCGAGCTGTGATGATGTTGAATGAGCTTGTATCAGTGGGTGTTGTTCCAAATACAGTAACATATAACACTCTGATGAATGGTCTTTGTAGTGACATACTGGACCGTGCATTGATTTTAACTGCAAAGTTGCTTAAGATGGCGTTTGATCCAAATGTTGTAACGTTTAATTTACTTTTGTCTCACTTCTGCAAGCAGGGACTTCCTGAAAGGACCTTGATGTGGGGGCAGAAGTTGAGTGAAATTGGCTTTGAATTTGATGAAATTACATATAAAACAATGGATAGAGCCTACTGTAGCATGCAAGAAGATGCTGACTTTACAAGAGTAGCTTCAGAAAAGAGTTTTTTTCTGGACTTCCTCATGTATATTACATACGAAAATTTCCTTAGAAATAGATCTGATACCCGAACAAGTAAGTCTCCTCTCAAGCTAATTGACAGTGGATTTTCAGCTAGTTGATTAGCAAGACAATTTTGTACCACATCAGTTCCTGAGGTAAGGCTGAATCATGTGTAAATATATGTAATTATGTGGTGGGGATACAAGCTGGCATCAGAGATTATCCTAAAACTCTATGCATTTGGCAGACAGAAGTTAAGAGTATCACTAATTGGGGAAAATATGAGAAAATTTTGGTTGAAACGGCATTCATGAAGGTCGATTGCAGCCTTATAGGAAGCGGTGTGTTCTGTTTTGAAGGGGGAGGAAGAAAAAGCTGGAACTGAGGCGATGAGGAAGGCCATAATGGCCTGAGACTTAATTAGAGAGTTGGCTCGTCCCGgtgttttttttgaaaaaaaaatctagCCAGTGTCTATGCATTTCAGTGGTGGGGATTGGTTTTGTTGCCACCATTCTTTGCAATGTACTCTTATGTATGCTTATGTTAACGATGAAAAGCGGATATACATACCCCCATGAACTGTTTAATGGTCTGGGAGAAAGTAGATCTAGATTGTTTGGAATGGAGTCTTACGACATAGATCAACATGGGacatgaatttttttattttatttttaatatacttgaaaAACTAATGAGCAATTATGCTCATGTCAGATTTATTGTAATGCACCTGGGATCATGGAGATCACATCTGTGAAACGGTCTTCAGAGGCAATTTGGTGGCATCCTTGGGCAGTGGGAACTGGAATGGTCAGATtctttgtttgtaatatttgcttTCAGGATCATGGCCTTATTTCAGGGCTAGGAAAAATTTATTGTAaatgaaacttttttttttaatggtgaTTTTTTTGGTAGGTAAGATGGTGCCCCCAAGGAGTGGGGGAGGGGTATTAGCTATCACACTGCTCGAGGCACAGCTCACAGCCAATTGAGTGACTGCTTGAGGTTAGGGATAAATTGTAATATTGTTTCAATGAAGCTTCTAAATTTTACAAACCTGTAAGTTGGGATACTTGCTATGGTCCCTGGTTTATGTTATTGATTAAAATTGGCCTTgtaaattaatatatatagtttttcattGCATGCTGTTAAATTGCTTTCAAACTTGCTTCTCTGCAATATGCTAGTATTGTATTAATGCTATACCATCTCCAATTACTTATAGAGTCATATTTTTAACTGTTctattttatgaattctttacaGCCTCTTTGATTGTAATGCCTTCCTGAGACTGAACTGTTGTCAAAATGAGAAATTATGAATCTGACCATTTCGAATCCTAGTTTAAATTTTTTAACCTATGACTCTTTGACTATTCATTGGGTATGGGTCACTGTAGGACACTATACACAAAGCTAAAGTCTTTAAAATCTGTTGCAGTTAAATTGGGTCACGCACAAAGATGCTCTTGTTAAATTTTTGTAAGAAGAAGAGCCACTGTATTTATATGTTAAATAATATTAGAAGATTAACGCAATCATAATTCATAACACAAGGGAGTCGATCCTTTCTTAAGGTTCCACACCCTCTCTATAAAAATTTGAAGTGGCCAAATATATGTACATCCTGGGTAGCATTGACCATCCAAATGAGATTTGAAAACCTAGGACCTCTAGTCTGGAATCACAAGCCCAAACCGTTTTGACTCCACCCTGGGGGACAATAGGTGGAGTTGGTCAGTGTTGCCTTGCTGAGACATGCTTCATGATCGGCATCTTACTTCTATCTTTAAATCACCTCTTTTGTGATTAACCATGTTTCTTTCATATTCATCTatattcaaaatttttcttttatcattacGTAATTATTAAACATGTGCTGCCTGTTTTGATGTCTTCATTTGTTAAATATTGTTAAGTATATAACTAATTGTTACCAAGTTCATTGTTAAATTCATCAGTAGAGTTTTAAAATGTCTGAAAATATTTACGTTTAGTTACTTATAACTAGAAGTGGTGGCATGCCGGAACATCCATGCACAATACTGTAAGGAGTACGGTACGGAACATCCATGCACAATACTGTAAGGAGTACGGTACAGAACATCCATGCACAATACTGAAGTATTTCCCATACAATTGGTTCTTTTTCACAGATTTTACTCTTAGCAATTCCTATGTTTGAAGCAAGATATTGTCTAATCAGACAACGAATTACAAATATCTGGAAAAGCTATACGTGAGAGGGTTGCCTGTGGCTTTGGTTGATATGATAATTGAAACAAATCTAATATTCtattataaaaaattagaaaaggaaGTGCAATCTCTGTGAGTattgtttatgaatttagttaaTAGTTTGTTTACTGTCAGCATGTCTTTATGGCTGAGTAGTTTACACAATGACTTTAAAGTTtaaattcatgaaaattttgtttaCACAGAAATAAATTTGTTAATAAGTTAAAAGAGTTTTAATCAAGAAATAATTTGGAATGCCAAAAGCTAAACCTTAGGAAGTAATTGTATTTGAATTGGGGTTTTGATGAA
This region of Malania oleifera isolate guangnan ecotype guangnan chromosome 10, ASM2987363v1, whole genome shotgun sequence genomic DNA includes:
- the LOC131165701 gene encoding pentatricopeptide repeat-containing protein At1g63330-like — translated: MLQRTPPPDFATVSSARSTLRRKLPAISDGELLMSPTLRHLRTVSEVRYAPLIIPLVGSLSVSTSRTLVLRNSKTLNFLFCSHTSSSPSCYSSCDSENLDFLEQFSPFRNSNSLDFINSNERRKIILGLSRIIKQRHGHLLKCFSLKFCPIFLVKIMKLFENQQVALAFFKFSFRDDSDTLVQSCCVAAHILAAEGLRVLAQGVLSWVIAKIGVGRSRGLVEFMWKVHGAYESDFSVLDSLMRAFLNAEMDMEALCIVRRMREMGLRPSLSAFSILFKMLLRIGDYGSVWKLFREMLQRGPHPSNYTFNVMILGFCKKGHLEVSEGLLHVMWKFRCEPDVFSYNIIINAYCLRGRTADALGWVHLMIERGCNPSTATFSTIINALCREGNVMGARKLFDGIQDVGISPNTIIYNCLMDGYVKAREIGQANMLYEEMREKGLTPDGMTFNILVAGHYKYGREQDGDRLLRDLSTSGLLPDYSLPDVYVAGLCWAGRLDEAMKFLEDMLEKGIPLSVIAFNSIIAAFSRAGFEDKAFLAFKVMAKFGLTPSSSTCSSLLLGLSKNGRLQEARDILDKMIENGFPVNRVAFTVLLDGCFRTGDLMGAQNLWKEMEQRGFFPDAVAFSAFIDGLSKAGLVEEAYNLFLEMSRKGFVPNNFPYNSLIGGFCRLGRLREALKLEGEMRERGLLPDIFTINMIINGLCKQGRMKSATDAFMDMHQSGLTPDIVTYNTLINGYCKALDMVNADDFVNKMCAGGWDPDITTYNIRIQGFCSSRRMNRAVMMLNELVSVGVVPNTVTYNTLMNGLCSDILDRALILTAKLLKMAFDPNVVTFNLLLSHFCKQGLPERTLMWGQKLSEIGFEFDEITYKTMDRAYCSMQEDADFTRVASEKSFFLDFLMYITYENFLRNRSDTRTSKSPLKLIDSGFSAS